One genomic window of Candoia aspera isolate rCanAsp1 chromosome 12, rCanAsp1.hap2, whole genome shotgun sequence includes the following:
- the LOC134504376 gene encoding SH3 domain-binding glutamic acid-rich-like protein 3, with product MAAIRVYYTSVTGSREVKQRQSEVLRILDGHHMRYQLVDVSVSESLLQEMRGKAGKADAIPPQIFNGEEYCGDFEMLYEATENEEVKKFLKIAAAD from the exons ATGGCCGCCATTCGGGTGTATTACACCAGCGTGACGGGCTCCAGGGAG GTAAAGCAGAGGCAGTCTGAGGTCCTTCGCATTCTGGATGGACATCACATGAGATACCAGTTAGTGGATGTCTCTGTCAGTGAAAGTTTGCTGCAAGAGATGAGGGGCAAAGCTGGCAAGGCGGATGCAATCCCACCCCAGATATTTAATGGAGAGGAGTACTGCGGG GACTTTGAGATGCTGTATGAAGCAACTGAAAATGAGGAAGTTAAGAAATTCCTTAAGATAGCAGCTGCAGATTGA
- the SH3BGRL gene encoding adapter SH3BGRL — MRENVPEDSRPATGNPLPPRIFNDSRYLGDYEAFFEARENNAVYAFLGLTAPPGSKEAEALAKQQA, encoded by the exons ATGAGAGAGAACGTCCCAGAAGACAGCCGACCAGCCACTGGGAATCCATTACCCCCCCGAATCTTTAATGACAGTCGGTATCTTGGG gATTATGAAGCTTTCTTTGAAGCGAGAGAGAATAATGCAGTCTATGCCTTTTTAGGTTTGACTGCCCCACCTGGTTCAAAG GAGGCAGAAGCACTAGCGAAACAACAGGCGtga